In Amycolatopsis methanolica 239, a single genomic region encodes these proteins:
- a CDS encoding 3-hydroxyacyl-CoA dehydrogenase NAD-binding domain-containing protein, with protein sequence MKIAVIGAGTIGLSWATLFAAHGHEVRVSDPRPDLAEALGDLDVHIAGSVGEAVRDVDVVQENGPERLDFKRELFARLVAEAPAHALLLSSSSAIPSSEFTAGIDGSRVLIGHPFNPPHIMPLVEVVPNPRTREEAVRDAVGFYRSLGRVPVVERKEVPGFVGNRLQNALQREAIHLVQAGVVDPAGLDEVVVNSLGLRWAAVGPFLGAHLGGGPGGYRHLATHIGASMQRITPGRPDPAATERVIAAVEKAYGDKAYKDLAAERDRKQLAILTAREQGDTE encoded by the coding sequence ATGAAGATCGCGGTGATCGGCGCAGGCACGATTGGACTGTCCTGGGCCACCCTGTTCGCCGCGCACGGCCACGAGGTGCGGGTCAGCGATCCGCGGCCGGACCTGGCGGAAGCGTTGGGCGACCTGGACGTTCACATCGCCGGCTCGGTCGGCGAGGCCGTGCGCGACGTGGACGTGGTGCAGGAGAACGGACCCGAGCGGCTGGACTTCAAACGGGAGCTGTTCGCCCGGCTGGTCGCCGAGGCGCCCGCGCACGCGCTGCTGCTCAGCTCGTCCTCGGCGATCCCGTCCAGCGAGTTCACCGCGGGCATCGACGGCTCACGTGTCCTCATCGGACACCCGTTCAACCCGCCGCACATCATGCCGCTGGTCGAGGTCGTTCCCAACCCGCGCACCAGGGAAGAAGCCGTGCGAGACGCCGTCGGGTTCTACCGCTCGCTCGGCCGCGTGCCGGTCGTGGAACGCAAGGAGGTGCCCGGTTTCGTGGGCAACCGGCTGCAGAACGCCCTGCAGCGCGAGGCGATCCACCTGGTGCAGGCGGGTGTCGTCGATCCGGCCGGGCTGGACGAGGTCGTGGTCAACTCGCTAGGCCTGCGCTGGGCGGCAGTCGGCCCGTTCCTCGGCGCGCACCTCGGCGGCGGTCCCGGCGGGTACCGGCACCTCGCGACGCATATCGGCGCGTCGATGCAGCGGATCACACCCGGGCGGCCGGACCCGGCAGCCACCGAGCGCGTCATCGCAGCCGTGGAAAAGGCCTACGGCGACAAGGCATACAAAGATCTCGCGGCGGAGCGCGACCGCAAGCAGCTCGCGATCCTCACCGCCCGAGAGCAAGGAGACACCGAATGA
- a CDS encoding acyl-CoA dehydrogenase family protein, with product MSADFYGYEDLLSEEERKTLLRARDFMRTEVKPIVNEYWARGEFPRELIGKFRELGLAGMAYEGYGSPLPRGSHLLTGMLAAEYSRVDPSVATFFGVHNGLAMYSVYAGGDQEQRDRWLPAMAAMDKIGAFAMTEPLGGSDVAGGMRTTAKREGDTWVLNGAKRWIGNATFADLVVVWARDVDDNRVKGFVVETPAAGFVPVKIENKVAFRIVENAEITLSDVRVPEANRLQNIRSFRDVAEILRATRGGVAWQALGAMIGAYEAALAYAKERKQFGKPIAGFQLVQDLLVKSLGNITASWGMLVQLARLQDAGIFRDEQSSLAKAFVTSRMREVVAWCRELLGGNGIVLDYDVARFFADAEAIYSFEGTREMNTLIVGKAVTGESAFV from the coding sequence ATGAGCGCCGACTTCTACGGCTACGAGGACCTGCTGTCCGAAGAGGAGCGCAAGACGCTGCTCAGGGCCCGCGACTTCATGCGGACCGAGGTCAAGCCGATCGTCAACGAGTACTGGGCGCGCGGCGAGTTCCCGCGCGAGCTGATCGGCAAGTTCCGCGAGTTGGGCCTGGCCGGCATGGCCTACGAGGGCTACGGCTCCCCGCTACCGCGCGGCAGCCACCTGCTGACCGGGATGCTCGCCGCGGAGTACTCGCGCGTCGACCCGTCCGTGGCGACCTTCTTCGGCGTCCACAACGGACTGGCGATGTACAGCGTGTACGCGGGCGGGGACCAGGAGCAGCGCGACCGCTGGCTGCCGGCCATGGCCGCGATGGACAAGATCGGCGCGTTCGCGATGACCGAACCGCTCGGCGGGTCCGACGTGGCGGGCGGCATGCGCACCACGGCGAAGCGCGAGGGCGACACCTGGGTGCTCAACGGCGCCAAGCGGTGGATCGGCAACGCCACCTTCGCCGACCTGGTCGTCGTGTGGGCGCGGGACGTCGACGACAACCGCGTCAAGGGGTTCGTCGTGGAGACCCCGGCGGCGGGCTTCGTCCCGGTCAAGATCGAGAACAAGGTGGCGTTCCGGATCGTCGAGAACGCCGAGATCACCCTGAGCGACGTGCGGGTGCCGGAGGCGAACCGGCTGCAGAACATCCGCTCGTTCCGGGACGTCGCCGAGATCCTGCGCGCCACTCGTGGCGGCGTCGCCTGGCAGGCGCTGGGCGCCATGATCGGCGCCTACGAGGCGGCGCTCGCCTACGCCAAGGAGCGCAAGCAGTTCGGCAAGCCGATCGCCGGCTTCCAACTCGTCCAGGACCTGCTGGTCAAGAGCCTGGGCAACATCACCGCGTCGTGGGGCATGCTGGTCCAGCTGGCCCGCCTGCAGGACGCGGGGATCTTCCGCGACGAGCAGTCCTCGCTGGCGAAGGCGTTCGTCACCTCGCGCATGCGCGAGGTGGTGGCCTGGTGCCGTGAACTGCTCGGCGGCAACGGGATCGTCCTGGACTACGACGTGGCACGGTTCTTCGCCGACGCGGAGGCCATCTACTCCTTCGAGGGCACCCGCGAGATGAACACCCTGATCGTCGGCAAGGCCGTGACTGGCGAGAGCGCGTTCGTGTAA